One window from the genome of Glycine soja cultivar W05 chromosome 12, ASM419377v2, whole genome shotgun sequence encodes:
- the LOC114380072 gene encoding uncharacterized protein LOC114380072 has protein sequence MEKVEEKKKIKGNIKDNMPTVWFSLKKSLHCKSEPSDVHDPKTRKQLSTILTKRAGRSGCSRSIANLKDVIHGSKRHLDKPPSCSPRSIGSSEFLNPITHEVILSNSRCELKITGYGGFQEGVGSGGSNAGGGGIGGSTFVGTLRPGTPGPGGHPTMHYFNPSFRTSSTPPRKSPFLSDKEGSGPHGAGLHPSNRLSLETDSNGSSTVTCHKCGEQFNKWDAAEAHHLSKHAVTELVEGDSSRKIVEIICRTSWLKSENQCGRIERVLKVHNMQKTLARFEEYRETVKIKASKLQKKHPRCLADGNELLRFYGTSVSCSLGLNGSSTLCLSEKCCVCRIIRNGFSAKKELKGGIGVFTTSTSGRAFESIEIIGEEPSLRKALIVCRVIAGRVHRPLENIQEMAAQTGFDSLAGKVGLYSNIEELYLLNPRALLPCFVVICKP, from the exons ATGGAGAAagtagaagagaaaaagaagataaaggGAAACATTAAGGATAACATGCCAACAGTGTGGTTCTCTCTGAAGAAGTCCTTACACTGCAAATCTGAGCCATCTGATGTTCATGACCCCAAAACAAGGAAGCAGTTGAGCACAATCTTGACAAAGAGAGCAGGGAGGTCAGGGTGTTCAAGGTCCATAGCAAATCTCAAAGATGTAATCCATGGAAGCAAGAGGCATCTTGATAAGCCACCAAGTTGCAGTCCAAGATCCATAGGGAGCAGTGAGTTCCTCAACCCCATAACTCATGAGGTGATTCTGAGCAACTCAAGGTGTGAGCTGAAGATAACTGGCTATGGAGGGTTCCAAGAAGGGGTTGGAAGTGGTGGTAGCAATGCTGGAGGAGGTGGTATTGGTGGTTCTACTTTTGTGGGGACTTTGAGGCCTGGTACTCCAGGCCCTGGAGGGCACCCTACAATGCACTACTTTAACCCTTCTTTTAGGACTTCATCCACTCCTCCAAGGAAATCTCCTTTCCTATCAGATAAAGAAGGGTCTGGTCCTCATGGTGCTGGACTTCATCCTAGCAATAGGTTGTCTCTTGAGACAGATTCTAATGGCTCTTCAACTGTGACTTGCCACAAATGTGGAGAGCAATTTAACAAATGGGATGCTGCTGAAGCTCATCATCTGTCCAAGCATGCtg TGACTGAACTTGTGGAAGGAGATTCTTCAAGGAAAATAGTGGAGATCATATGCAGGACTAGCTGGTTAAAGTCTGAAAACCAGTGTGGTAGAATTGAGAGAGTTTTGAAGGTTCACAACATGCAAAAGACTCTTGCAAGATTTGAAGAGTACAGGGAGACGGTGAAGATCAAGGCCAGCAAACTCCAGAAGAAGCATCCAAGATGTCTTGCTGATGGGAATGAACTTCTGAGGTTCTATGGCACCTCTGTTTCATGCTCTCTTGGTCTCAATGGCTCTTCTACCCTCTGCCTATCAGAAAAGTGTTGTGTTTGCAGAATCATAAGGAATGGATTTTCAGCCAAGAAGGAGCTCAAGGGTGGTATTGGAGTCTTCACAACATCTACAAGTGGAAGGGCTTTTGAGTCCATAGAAATCATTGGTGAGGAACCATCACTGAGAAAAGCACTTATAGTGTGCAGAGTAATTGCTGGAAGGGTTCATAGGCCACTAGAAAACATTCAGGAAATGGCAGCACAAACAGGATTTGATTCATTGGCTGGGAAAGTTGGTCTCTATTCAAACATTGAGGAGCTTTATTTGCTCAATCCTAGAGCTCTTCttccttgctttgtggtgaTTTGCAAACCTTGA